CAGAGGGCTTTGCCCGCAGCAAGGGGATTGACGTCTCCAATTTGGTCGTTGAAACCATTGACGGCGGTGAGTATGTCGTAGCCAAGGTGGAGCAGTTCGGACAGCCTGCAATGGCCGTTCTGAGTGAGGCCTTGACGGACCTGGTGGCAGGGATCAAATTTGGCAAGTCCATGCGCTGGAATGAGAGCGGGGTGTCATTCTCACGCCCGATCCGCTGGCTGATGGCTTTGCTGGATGGTCAGGTCGTACCATTTGCTATTGCCGGTTACCAGAGCGGCCGTGAGACCCGCGGATTACGCTTTGTGAAACCTGAACACTTTGATGTTTCCTCTCCCGAGGATTATTTCAAGAAAATGGCTGCGCAAGGAATCATTTTAGACCCCGCAGCGCGTAAAGCGGCCATCCTTGAGCAGGCAGCTGCCATCGCTGAGAGCGTTGGCGGTCATGTGCCGGAGGATGCCGGCTTGTTAGAGGAAGTGACCGGCCTGGTGGAGGCCCCAACGGCTTTCCTGGGTAAATTTGACGCTTCCTATTTGGATGTTTTACCTCCGGAAGTATTGATCTCCGTGATGCGCAAACACCAGCGTTATTTCGTGGTGGAAGATGCCAAGGGCAACCTGATGCACTATTTCATCGGCGTGCGCAACGGGAACGCGGATCATATTGAGATTGTGGCGGATGGTAACGAACAGGTGATTTTGGCCCGGTTTGCCGATGCCCGTTTCTTTGTTGAAAAGGACCTCAAGAAACCCCTGACGGAATTTATCCCCGAACTCAAGACTCTGACCTTCCAGCGTAATTTAGGTTCGTTTTATGATAAGACAGGGCGGATCTCGGTCCTGGTGGAAGCGTTGATGCCGGACTTTGATCTGACGGACGAGGAAAAGGTGACCACGCAGCAGGCAGCCCTGCTCTGCAAGGCGGACCTGGTGACGAATATGGTGGTCGAAATGACCTCCCTGCAGGGGATCATGGGACGGTACTATGCCCTCAACAGCGGCGAACCACAGCCTGTGGCGGACGCGATCCTTGAACATTACTTGCCGCGTTCAGCGGATGATGCTCTACCCAAGGCGAAACCTGGCTTGGTGATTGGTATTGTAGACCGATTGGACTCCCTGATGGGATTGTTTTCAATTGATCTTGCCCCAACCGGCACCAAGGACCCCTATGGTCAGCGCCGGGCAGCCCTCGGTATTTGCCAAAACCTGATCGCCTGGGAGATGCCCTTTGACCTGAAGCATGGCCTGGCGGAAGCCCGCAAGGTGATGACGGTGGACGTTTCGGATGAGAACGAGGCAGCTTGCCTTGAGTTCATTCAGGGGCGGCTGCGGGTGATGCTTCTCGATATGGGTTTCAACTATGATGTGGTTGACGCTGTCCTGGCCGAGAAGGGTGAAGACCCCTTCAGCGCTCTGGTTGCCATTCAGCAGCTTACGGAAGCAGTCGCTCAGGAGAACTGGAGCGAGATTTTACCGGCATTCAGCCGCTGCGTGAGGATCACCCGAGACCTGGATGAGATTTACTCAGTGGACGAGACTTGCCTGGAAGAACCGACTGAGAACGACCTGCTGAAAGCCCTCGAAAAGGCGGAGGCTGACCTCGCCGGTGCGGATACCGTGGCGGCATTTATGGCGGCCTTTGAGCCCATGGTGCCTGCTATTAACAGCTTCTTCGACGCTGTGCTGGTCATGGCCGAGGATGAGAAAGTCCGCAAGACTCGCCTGGCTTTGTTGCAGCGGGTGGCAGCTCTCTCAAAGGGCATCGCTGACCTCAGTTTCCTGGAAGGTTTCTAGACCTGGAATATTAACATAAATAGTCACTTCATAGGCCATGCGTGATGAGATCGCAAGATCGAACCTGCATGACAGAATGAAAGTCACGCTGGAAGCGTGACCTACTCAACCTAGAATATTGACATAAGTAAAACGATCCCGGCATTTTACCGGGATCGTTTATGATTAACTAAGAGGGGTTACGAGATGGTTTCGAGGAATTTCTGGGCGATAGCTGTGATGTCATCGGTGGTTTTGATACCGGTCCAGCCGTCAGCGGGGTTGACGATGTTGGCGACCACGATGTTGGCACCGTTGAAGATTGCGCTTCGGGCCTCCCGCAGGTCCACACCGCCAGCCGCAGAGATTAGTGCATCAAACTTGCTCCGAATGCGGTTGACCTGGCGATATTCGATCATTTTGCCCTGGGTGCCCTCTTCATCCCGGCCGCGGTGGATCACCACAACATCCGGGGATTTCTTCAAGGGGCGGAGGACGGTCAGAGGGTCTTTCACGCCGATCAGGTCGATCATTGAAAGCATGTTTAACTCGTCACAACGCTTGATGAACAGGTCATGGCTTTCGGTCGGTGCGTTACCCAGGATGGTCACGGCTGTTGCGCCTGCTCGACGGGCCATTTCGACTTCACCGATGGCGCCGTCAGCAACTTTCATGTCGGCAACAATATGCCCTGGCCACATCCGGCTGATCATCCGGACGCCATCCATGCCTTCCAGTTTGATGAAAGGGGTACCCGCTTCGATCAGGATTCGATCGCTTTGAGGTATGGCTGGGATGACTCTCCTCGCCATCCGCAGATCATAGTTGAAGGCGATCTGCAAATAACGGACATTGTTATTCAGCTTTTCAATCACATCAAGTTATCTTTCTTTTGGTCCGTGAACTCGGAAACCACATTAGCGATATTTGATGGGAGGAACAGCACGAGTTTCTCGGAGGGGTCTGAGGCGATATCCCGAATGGTTTGCAGGGTCCGCAGGTGCAGGGCACCGGGGGAGCCGGCCAGCTCAGCAGCAGCCGTACGCAGGTTCTTGGAGGCTTCCAACTCACCTTGGGAGGCGATCACGGTCGCCCGGCGTTCACGTTCTGCCTCAGCCTGACGGGCCATTGCACGTTTCATCTCGGCTGGGAGTTCAAGCTCCTGGATCTTGATTGATTCGATATCCACACCCCAGTCGGAGGTTTCCGCATCCACGATTTCACGGATGGCTTCGGCGATTTGGAGGCGTTCCATCAGGACGCTGTCCATTTCGTTGTTACCGATCACATCCCGGAGGGCAGCCTGAGTGTATTGGCGAATGGCGAAGATATAGTCCTCAATTTTGATGATGACGGCTTCGGGGTCAATGACTTTGAAATAGACCACGGCGTTCACCAGCATAGGGATGTTGTCTTTGGTCATCACTTCCTGGCGGGGCACTTCGGCTGTGGCCAGGCGCATATCCACCCGCCGCATGTTCTGAAGGATCGGGATCAGGAAAGTGAGCCCGGGGCCACGGACACCGGTGAATTTCCCCAGTGTGAAGACCACACCGCGTTCATATTCGGTGAGAACTCTCACTGACCGGAGCAGGATGGTCAGCAGGAACAGGAGAACAACACCAACGATGCAGATTGCAAAGACGGTGGTTCCAGCGATTTCATTGAACATTTTTCAATCTCCTTTATCTATTCTTTTGATGTAAATTCACTTTTATTTTACAATTAATTGGGTAAGATTACCTCAGAATATCATAGGTTCGAGCAATCCGCCCGTCATTTGACGGGACGTTGTATAATTAAGCAATCATCGAAGGAGGCTTTATGGATATAACTTGGCACGGCAATTCTTGTTTTAGGATCATTGAACGCGGCATGGCCGCGGTGGTCACGGACCCTTACGATCCTGAGATCGTTGGGTTTGATTATGGTAAATTACGGGCTGATGTTGTCACGGTAAGCTGTGACCGGCCCGAACATAATTATATTAAAGGCATTCGCAGCAAGGCGTTTGAAATCACCGGCCCCGGTGAATATGAGATTGGGGGAGTATTCATTACTGGTGTGCGGATCAACGGCGGAAAGCATAAGAAGGATTCTGATGAAATCCGCAATACGATTTATGTGATGGACTACAGCGGGCTGACAGTTGCCCATTTGGGTGAATTGAACAGTGTCCCCAGTCAGACGGAAGTGGAAGGCCTGGGTGAGGTTCATGTGGCTTTGGTGCCGGTGGGCGGGGAAACCAGCCTGAATGCAGCCAAGGCGGCTGAGGTGATCAGCCTGCTCGAACCCCGGATTGTGATCCCCATGCATTATGGTGCCCCGGAGAATAAACTTGAGTTGGCTCCGCTCTCCAAGTTCCTTAAGGAAATGGGGTTGAACCAGGTGGAGACAATTGATGTATTAAAACTTTCCTCTGTCAACATACTCCCGGAAGAAACCCGGGTGATGGTCCTGAACCTGACCCGCTAGGTGGTCTTTGGCAAAGGCGGATGGAAGGGATCTGTTTATGAACGTGAAAGTGATCATGTCCTGGGATATTGTTCAGGGTCGTGAGCAGGAATATTTTGAGTTCGTTGTGCGCAGCTTCATGCCCGGCGTTCAAAAGCTTGGTCTGGCCCTCAGCGATGCCTGGGTGACGATTTATGGCGAGCACCCGCAGATTCTGGTTTGTGCCATTGTGCCGGGATTGGATCGTGCTCAAAATATCATCCGGTCCGATGAATGGGCCGGTTTGAATGATCACCTGCTGGATTATGTGACGAATTACGAGTTGAAATTAGCCCCGCTCCATGGAGGCTTTCAGTTCTGATGTACTGGGCGGCGGATTTATTGAATTGGTATCACAGGAGCGCCAGGGATTTACCCTGGCGTTCTGTTCTTACCCCCTATCGGACTTGGGTTTCCGAGATCATGCTGCAACAAACTCAGGTGGATACGGTGATTCCCTATTTCGAACGCTGGATGGCGCGTTTTCCCGATGTTGGCACCCTAGCCGAGGCGGATGAACAGGATGTGTTGAATTTGTGGGAGGGCTTGGGCTATTACAGCCGGGCACGCAATCTGCACAAGGCTGCCAGGATCATCCATGATGAGTTAGGAGATCAGTTGCCTGACACGCTGGATGCGCTGGAAAAGCTGCCTGGCATCGGGCCATATACTGCGGCCGCAATTGCTTCCATCGCGTTTAGCAGAGACGTGGCTACGGTAGATGGCAACATCCGGCGGGTGTTTTCAAGGATCTATGACCTGACCGAACCCCTGCGCAGCCCGGAGAGCGAGCGCACGATTTGGGCTTTAGCAGAGGAAAATTTGCCCAAGGGTGAGGCCAGTGCTTATAACCAGGCGTTGATGGACCTGGGAGCGACCATTTGTACCCCCAAGACGCCGGATTGTGACCATTGTCCCATTCAGGCCGATTGCCAGGCCAGGGCTTTGGGCGTTCAGGAGCAGCGGCCGGTGAAGTCGCCCCGCAAGAAGATACCTCATTTGACGGTTACAGCGGCGATCATCCGGCGGGATGGCCAGGTGCTGCTCAGTAAACGCCCGGCGGGTGGCTTGCTGGGCGGATTGTGGGAGTTCCCTGGTGGGACGAAGGAAGAAAGTGACCCGGATTTGCCCGCCTGCCTGCAGCGTGAGATCCAGGAGGAACTGGGTGTGCAGGTGACCGTTGGGGAGCCTTTTGGCGTTTATAAACATGCCTATACCCATTTCAAGATCACTCTGCATGCCTTTCTCTGCCGGTTGGATAACGGCGCAAAACCGCAGCCGATTGAGAGCGATGAATTGGTTTGGGTGAGTGCTTCGGAGTTGGAAAAATACCCAATGGGCAAGGTGGACCGGCAAATCGCCAACCGGTTGAGGGTGGAGGGACCTGAGCTTGGACTTTGAGGCAGCTCGTGAGGAGATGGTGACCATCCAGATCGCCCAACGGGGTGTACGGGACCCGCGGGTGCTGGATGCGATGCGACATGTGCCCCGCCATCTCTTTCTGCCGGAGGACGCCCGAATCTATGCGTATGTGGATAGCCCCCTGCGAATTGGGTGTGAACAGACCATTTCCCAGCCCTATATCGTAGCGCTGATGACGGAACTCTTGGATGTGAGTTCCAGGGATAAGGTTCTGGAGGTGGGGACGGGTTCCGGTTACCAGGCAGCGATCTTGAGCCTTTTAGCGCGCGAAGTCCACAGCATTGAGCGGATTCCCGAATTGGCTGAAGCGGCAGGTGAGACCCTGGCGGCTTTGGGATACGATAACGTTCAGGTGCATATCGGTGATGGGACGGAGGGGCTGATTGAGGCCGCGCCTTATGATCGGATTTTAGTGGCCGCAGCGGCTCCGGAAGTGCCACCACCCTTGATGGCTCAATTGGCGGATGGAGGCCGGCTGGTGATCCCGGTGGGAAGCCGCACCTTACAACAGTTGGAGATTTGGGATCTGGAGAATGGGGAATTTAAACAGGCCAAGAGCATCCCGGTGGTTTTCGTCCCTCTGATTGGGGAAGATGGGTGGCAGAGCGATCCGTTGGAGTAAAACCAGAAACCGTAAGGTGCGCTCCGAATTTGAGCGTACCACAAGATTGACAAAGATCTTATTGGGTGGTGCGCAGAAGAACACTGCAGACCTTAGAAAAGATTAATATTTTAATTCAAAACGGATTTGAATTTGGCAGTCGTAGGGTGCGCTCCGGTTTTGAGCGCACCACAAGAGTGACAAAGATCTTAATGGGTGGTGCGCAGAAGAACACTGCACACCTTACAAAAGATTTTTTATTTTAATTAATAACGGATTTGAATTTGGCAGTCGTAGGATGCGCTCCGGTTTTGAGCGCACCACAAGAGTGACAAAGATCTTAATAGGTGGTGCGCAGAAGGACACTGCACACCCTACAAAAGATTAATATTTTAAAATATAACGGATTTGAATTTGGAAGTCGTAGGGTGCGCTCCGGTTTTGAGCGCACCTAAGGAAGATATTTCATCAAAATATTGGGATGAAAACCAAAATCAGGGCTTGCCCCCATAATATTTTTGTTGTGGTATACTCCGTTAGTCGAAGTTGAACAATTTAGAATTCAACGGACCAGGGATTTCCCTGGTTTTATTTTGTAAATAGCCGCTCCATGTCATTTAATGGTGTTACCGCAGTGCGGATGAAGGAGCGGACACGGTGAATATACTTTTGCCGTGTTAATTGATACACCCATTAAGGACATGATTGTGAAGTTTAGTATTTTTAATTTTAATCCGCAGATTAATGCGGGCATCAACGCTGCTGGCTATAAAGAGCCAACCCCCATTCAGGAAGAAGCCATCCCTGCCATTTTGGTGGGAAAAGATGTGCTGGGCCTGGCCCAAACTGGTACCGGAAAGACGGCTGCCTTTGCGCTGCCTATCTTGCAGAAGCTTATGACGGGAAAACGGGGCCGGGTTCGTGCTTTGGTAATCTCACCAACCCGCGAATTGGCCGAACAGACGCATAGTGCTTTCAAGCAGCTGGGCAACAAGACCGGCCTGAGAATGCTTTCCATTTATGGTGGCGTGAGTGCCAAGAATCAGATCAAGCGGCTGCGCCAGGGTGTGGATATTGTAATTGCCTGCCCCGGACGGTTACTGGATTTGAAAAATCAGGGCGAAATCAGCCTGAAAAATGTTGAGATTCTTGTCTTGGATGAAGCCGATCACCTGGTTGATATGGGCTTCCTGCCGGACATCAAGCGGATCATCGATGCTTTGCCTGAAGCGCGCCAAACCCTCCTTTTCTCGGCAACAATGCCAGATAGAATTTTGGATCTCGCGACCAGCATGATGGATAGTCCTGTTAGAGTGGCGATTGATTTTGAAAAACCGTTAGATAAGATTGACCATGCCATTTATCCAGTGGTTTTTAACAAAAAACTTGAAATGCTGATCCACCTTTTGCATAAACAAAGCAGTGATCAGGTGTTGGTCTTCACTCGCACCAAACGCCGGGCAACCCGGTTGGCAGAACAGTTACAGAATGCCGGTTTTGCTACTGCTTCTCTGCAGGGTAATCTATCTCAGAATAAGCGGGATGCAGCCATGCGGGCTTTCCGACAGGGGCGGGTGAAAGTTTTGGTGGCAACGGATATCGCCGCGCGGGGAATCGATGTGATGGATATCTCCCATGTGATCAATTATGACATCCCGGACACTGCAGAAGCCTATACCCACCGCACCGGCCGGACTGGGCGGATGGAACAGGATGGGACAGCTTTCTCGCTCGTGACCCAGGAAGATGTTGGCATGGTACGCTCCATCGAGAAATTGATGGGAAAGAAGCTGGAGCGGCGTAATGTGGATGGCTATACCGTCCGCTTAAATGACAACAAGCATACTTCCTCCCAGAAGAAACAGGGCAGAATGTCCCGATCAAATAATAAAAACCGTTATCGTTCCAGCGCGAAACAACATTCATAGCAAATATAATAAGAGCCTCTCAATTTGAGAGGCTCTTTTGAAATGTTCGGGTAATTTGGGTTATTCGAGCGTAGGTGGCATATCCTGTTTGGGTTTAAGCCCATTGGGAATAAAGAAGAGGGCCACCGCTAAGAGAATCATCGCCAGACCGCCGATTACGCCGGTGGGGGCAGGGCCAAGCAGGGAGGAGGGGCTGCCTTTGACCAGCAATATCCCGATGGCTGCGATGCCATTCAACGCGCCGTGGCCGATCACTGCTGGCCAGACGCTCTGAGCCTTGATGGATAGCCATCCGAAGATTACTGCCAGCGAAATTGTGAATAGAGTCATTGCTAGCGGACCTAAGAGTGGGGCACCGACATAATCCAAACCGTAGTTATAGCCCATCAGGATGATTGGCCAGTGCCAGACACCCCAGATCACGCCGGTCAACAGGACGGCTTTGCGAGCGCCCAGAGGCATCAGCTTGGGTTGGAGGTAGCCCCGCCAGCCGAATTCCTCGCCAAAGGTGGAGATGGCGTTCAGGACGGGTGCCAGCAGCATGGCCTGAAGGGTTTGCAGGATTACGATGGTCCAGGGGCTTGCAGTCGTTGTTGAACCCGCAGCTTCAAGTTGTTGGGTGATGATCCCCAGTTGAGGATCATAATATTTTGGGAAAATGAGGAAAAAGAAAGCCGCGCCCAGGATGGTCAACACGCCGGGGAGAAACCAGGCTAATAGCCAGTAGACCCAGCGACCGTGATCGAATTTTGGTTCAAGTAAGAGGTTTGCCTTGCCCTCATGGGTGATCAGACGGGTCAGGATATTACCAATGGCGGGGCCGAACATATAGGCGGTTGCCAGGAGGAGATAAGCCAGGCTGATCTGAGCACCTTCGATGGCGAGCATGGGGCTGTTTTGCAGCCCGCCTGTCAGGTAGATGACCAGGGCTGTGAGCCAGGAGATACCAAAGGTAATGCCGAGGAAAATCCAGATTTGTGTTTGATCTTTCTTGTTAAGCATATTACTCCTTGAGGATACTCAATAATTTCATCACGAAACGTAGCTATTAGTTTATTATAAGATCAATAATCACGGAAAAGGAACAAAGCGGGCTGTTTTTTCGTCATTTAGATATTGAAGACCTTGAGAAGAAAGGTTTACTGATGAAACGCCAATTACTTTTGATATCACTCATCATTTTGAGTGTGGTTTTACTTGCGGCCTGCGATCCTGTTTCTATGCCACCTCAGGATGATGTCGGATTCATTTACGGTCAGGAAGCCACGTTCGAATCCCTCGAAGTGGTGATCCTCGAATCCTTCCCTGTGCGGGTCATGGTGACCGTGACTGGATATTTGCCGGATGGCTGTGTTGTGCTGGATGAGATCAGTTCCGGCCGGGATGGTTTTGACTTCACGCTGATGGCAACCACGCACCGCCCAGCCGGGGACGTGGTGTGCACGGAAGCCTTGGTGCCCTTCACCGAAACGGTTGAACTGGAAGTCCTCGGTTTGGAGGCAGGCGCTTACACCGTTCATGCCCAGGAGCAGACTGCCACCTTTGAGCTGGCAGTGGATAATATCATGGAAGAACCGGTCGTTGGTGACCAGGAAGGCCCGGCCTCAGAGGTTATTCAGGGAACGGTTGTTTATCTTAATTCGATGGACATCCTAATCATGGAGTCCTTCCCGGTGCAGGTCAGCGTGGCCTTGCAGGGGGACCTCCCGGATGGCTGCACGACGATCCAGTCGGTTGAGAGCTCTCTGGAGGGCCAAACCTTCACGATCACCTTCAGAACTCATCGCCCGGCAGATCAGATGTGCACCCAGGCTCTGGTACCGTTTGAAGAGACGGTCAGTCTGGATGTTTACGGGCTGCCGGCTGGTGAATACACCGTGATTGCAAATGATTTGACGGAGACTTTCACCCTGGATGTGGATAATACGCCATAGCCTGACCCGGAAATTGATTTACTAAAATAAAAAGCCACAGAAATCAACCTGTGGCTTTTTGGATTCATAACGTAGGCCTATTCTCTGAGGAGGTTCGCTTTATCTCCCAGCTTCTCCTTCATCTTATCTAACAAGGCCGCATCCGGAGAAGATTGGGTGAGGCTGAACATGAAAACCGCCAGCATCATTTCGCAATCGGCGACCTCTTTGCTGATATCCTCCTTGCGAACGCGGTCGTTATTGCGGATCCAACCGGGCACCCGCGAGACAATTTCATCCGCCTTGAAGCCATCCTGAGCGAAATGCTCCAGCAACTCAACTTCCTCAGCGGTCAGGTCGTTCTCGTGGTGGGCCAAATACGCCTCGGTCAGCTCACCAACCTCGGAGAGATAGAAGAGCAGGGCATCTTTGGCATCCGGCCATTGCAGGCCGCGGGCTTCGTAGTAGGACTGAATTGTTTCAATGTTCATGGCGTTTCCTTGCGTGTAAGAATAAGGGTTCGGGGAGTCTAGCTTCTGCCGGTCTCCGTCAAGTAGAGTGGATTGACCTTGAATGCTGTTTCCTGCAGCCCTGCGGCCGGGCAGGCCCAGCTGCACCAAAGCCGGCCTACGAACAATGAATTGATGGAAAGGGCACAAAACAGGATAAAACTGCCTGTGATGATCCTTTCCAGTGCGCCGTCAATAATCACATAGGTAGAGAGAAAGTTCATCACGATTGGAAAAAGGAGAAATGTGAATAGGATTACGCCCATCCGAATGCGTTGGCGACATTGGCGATTAGATTTATGGACTATCACGGCCTCCTGAAGCTGGATGCTCTCGAGGGAAAATGGTAAATACCAGTATAATGAATGATTAATCTGACAAAATTATACATGAGATACAACATCTAAATGAAGCTAAAAGAGACGTTAAACAAGATTAAACAAATACTGCAGTCGGTCTATCTCAAGATAAATGACTTTACTGGCGGCGTCCCTGAGATCCTCCGATTGGCAGTCAAGCGTTTTGGTGATGAGCGCGGGCCGGAAGCATCCGCCAGCCTGGCATATTACACTTTTTTCTCGATTTTTCCCATGATTCTGGTCATCATTGTGATCGGCAGTTATTTTGTTGAGCAAAATGTTGTTCAAAATCAGTTGCTCAATTTGATCCAAGGAGTGATCCCAGGCGCTAAGGATCTGGTGATTGGTAATATTGAGCGGGTTTTGCAATTGCGGGGCGCTGTAACCCTGTTGGCTTTGGTCTCACTGGTTTGGTCTGCCACGAATATGTTCAATATTCTGGCAAAGAATATCAATCGGGCTTTTCCAAGAGCAATTGTCCCTGACTTTTTCAAGGGACGGCTGATGGGTTTTTTTATGTTCCTGGCCTTGGGCCTTTTGGTTGTGCTTGCCATTGGGATGACAACCATTGTAGGTTTGATTCCCGCGATCAAGATCCCTTTTAATGGCAAATCATTGCACCAGACCTTCTTGTGGCAGATAGGCTCCTTCCTGCTGCCCGTTGGTTTTAACACTTTAATGTTTTGGGCAATGTATTATTGGGTGCCACAGGTAAAAGTCAGCCGTAAGGCTTCTTTGATCAGCGCTTTGGTCGCTGGCGCCACCTGGGATATGCTGAATAATGTATTCACTTGGTATCTTAGCAGCGGCCTGGATCAATATCGTCTGGTCTATGGCTCGGTTGGGACGGTGGTGGCTTTATTGTTCTGGGTTTATCTCACTGGGACGATCATGCTGCTAGGGGCGCATCTGACCGCTTCCATCCAAACTGCCATGGTGAGGAAGGCCCATGAGCATTCCGCCTGAGGAACTGCCCCGAATTGTTCCTGTGGGGGAGGGGGCTGTTCTGATTGAGTTGGGGGAAGTGTTGGACAGCAGCATCAACCAACGGGTTTTCGCGTTGGATGAATGGCTTACTGCTTCACCTTTGGATGGCTTGGTGGCTCAAGTGCCGGGCTATTGTTCTCTTTTGATTTCATATGATCCTCTGCAATTGACCTATTCTGACGTGACCGCCTGGCTGGAAGAACGGTTAGGCTCCTGCCCGCCAGCAAGTCAGCGTCAGACCCGGCGGGTGAAGATACCTGTGCGCTATGGCGGTGAGGATGG
This Chloroflexota bacterium DNA region includes the following protein-coding sequences:
- a CDS encoding glycine--tRNA ligase subunit beta; translated protein: MKKALDFQSIMMTLQDFWAERDCLIWQPYYSQVGAGTMNPATFLRVLGPEPWKVAYVEPSIRPDDGRYGDNPNRMQQFYQFQVILKPDPGNPQEIYLESLKTLGIDPAEHDIRFVEDNWQQPAIGAWGLGWEVWLDGQEITQFTYFQQCGGLELDPVSVEITYGLERIAMVLQGVRHFKDIQWSPERTYGDVNLMGEREHSSYYFDLADVEGMRTLYDIYEKEAVRAIENGLVLPAHDYVLKTSHTFNILDTRGAVGVTERQELFGRTRDLARRVAETYVAQREEAEYPWMTEGKDEGTVTAAVEPKDITAATAPFLLEIGTEELPTGDLANALAQLEKAIPSLLGNLNLAHGEIKILGTPRRLVVSVKDLTTRQPDQNLEVKGPPASRAFDADGNPTKAAEGFARSKGIDVSNLVVETIDGGEYVVAKVEQFGQPAMAVLSEALTDLVAGIKFGKSMRWNESGVSFSRPIRWLMALLDGQVVPFAIAGYQSGRETRGLRFVKPEHFDVSSPEDYFKKMAAQGIILDPAARKAAILEQAAAIAESVGGHVPEDAGLLEEVTGLVEAPTAFLGKFDASYLDVLPPEVLISVMRKHQRYFVVEDAKGNLMHYFIGVRNGNADHIEIVADGNEQVILARFADARFFVEKDLKKPLTEFIPELKTLTFQRNLGSFYDKTGRISVLVEALMPDFDLTDEEKVTTQQAALLCKADLVTNMVVEMTSLQGIMGRYYALNSGEPQPVADAILEHYLPRSADDALPKAKPGLVIGIVDRLDSLMGLFSIDLAPTGTKDPYGQRRAALGICQNLIAWEMPFDLKHGLAEARKVMTVDVSDENEAACLEFIQGRLRVMLLDMGFNYDVVDAVLAEKGEDPFSALVAIQQLTEAVAQENWSEILPAFSRCVRITRDLDEIYSVDETCLEEPTENDLLKALEKAEADLAGADTVAAFMAAFEPMVPAINSFFDAVLVMAEDEKVRKTRLALLQRVAALSKGIADLSFLEGF
- a CDS encoding slipin family protein, with product MCIVGVVLLFLLTILLRSVRVLTEYERGVVFTLGKFTGVRGPGLTFLIPILQNMRRVDMRLATAEVPRQEVMTKDNIPMLVNAVVYFKVIDPEAVIIKIEDYIFAIRQYTQAALRDVIGNNEMDSVLMERLQIAEAIREIVDAETSDWGVDIESIKIQELELPAEMKRAMARQAEAERERRATVIASQGELEASKNLRTAAAELAGSPGALHLRTLQTIRDIASDPSEKLVLFLPSNIANVVSEFTDQKKDNLM
- a CDS encoding MBL fold metallo-hydrolase, translated to MDITWHGNSCFRIIERGMAAVVTDPYDPEIVGFDYGKLRADVVTVSCDRPEHNYIKGIRSKAFEITGPGEYEIGGVFITGVRINGGKHKKDSDEIRNTIYVMDYSGLTVAHLGELNSVPSQTEVEGLGEVHVALVPVGGETSLNAAKAAEVISLLEPRIVIPMHYGAPENKLELAPLSKFLKEMGLNQVETIDVLKLSSVNILPEETRVMVLNLTR
- the mutY gene encoding A/G-specific adenine glycosylase — protein: MYWAADLLNWYHRSARDLPWRSVLTPYRTWVSEIMLQQTQVDTVIPYFERWMARFPDVGTLAEADEQDVLNLWEGLGYYSRARNLHKAARIIHDELGDQLPDTLDALEKLPGIGPYTAAAIASIAFSRDVATVDGNIRRVFSRIYDLTEPLRSPESERTIWALAEENLPKGEASAYNQALMDLGATICTPKTPDCDHCPIQADCQARALGVQEQRPVKSPRKKIPHLTVTAAIIRRDGQVLLSKRPAGGLLGGLWEFPGGTKEESDPDLPACLQREIQEELGVQVTVGEPFGVYKHAYTHFKITLHAFLCRLDNGAKPQPIESDELVWVSASELEKYPMGKVDRQIANRLRVEGPELGL
- a CDS encoding protein-L-isoaspartate(D-aspartate) O-methyltransferase; this translates as MVTIQIAQRGVRDPRVLDAMRHVPRHLFLPEDARIYAYVDSPLRIGCEQTISQPYIVALMTELLDVSSRDKVLEVGTGSGYQAAILSLLAREVHSIERIPELAEAAGETLAALGYDNVQVHIGDGTEGLIEAAPYDRILVAAAAPEVPPPLMAQLADGGRLVIPVGSRTLQQLEIWDLENGEFKQAKSIPVVFVPLIGEDGWQSDPLE
- a CDS encoding DEAD/DEAH box helicase, coding for MKFSIFNFNPQINAGINAAGYKEPTPIQEEAIPAILVGKDVLGLAQTGTGKTAAFALPILQKLMTGKRGRVRALVISPTRELAEQTHSAFKQLGNKTGLRMLSIYGGVSAKNQIKRLRQGVDIVIACPGRLLDLKNQGEISLKNVEILVLDEADHLVDMGFLPDIKRIIDALPEARQTLLFSATMPDRILDLATSMMDSPVRVAIDFEKPLDKIDHAIYPVVFNKKLEMLIHLLHKQSSDQVLVFTRTKRRATRLAEQLQNAGFATASLQGNLSQNKRDAAMRAFRQGRVKVLVATDIAARGIDVMDISHVINYDIPDTAEAYTHRTGRTGRMEQDGTAFSLVTQEDVGMVRSIEKLMGKKLERRNVDGYTVRLNDNKHTSSQKKQGRMSRSNNKNRYRSSAKQHS
- a CDS encoding CPBP family intramembrane metalloprotease, which translates into the protein MLNKKDQTQIWIFLGITFGISWLTALVIYLTGGLQNSPMLAIEGAQISLAYLLLATAYMFGPAIGNILTRLITHEGKANLLLEPKFDHGRWVYWLLAWFLPGVLTILGAAFFFLIFPKYYDPQLGIITQQLEAAGSTTTASPWTIVILQTLQAMLLAPVLNAISTFGEEFGWRGYLQPKLMPLGARKAVLLTGVIWGVWHWPIILMGYNYGLDYVGAPLLGPLAMTLFTISLAVIFGWLSIKAQSVWPAVIGHGALNGIAAIGILLVKGSPSSLLGPAPTGVIGGLAMILLAVALFFIPNGLKPKQDMPPTLE
- a CDS encoding 4Fe-4S binding protein translates to MNFLSTYVIIDGALERIITGSFILFCALSINSLFVGRLWCSWACPAAGLQETAFKVNPLYLTETGRS
- a CDS encoding YihY/virulence factor BrkB family protein: MKLKETLNKIKQILQSVYLKINDFTGGVPEILRLAVKRFGDERGPEASASLAYYTFFSIFPMILVIIVIGSYFVEQNVVQNQLLNLIQGVIPGAKDLVIGNIERVLQLRGAVTLLALVSLVWSATNMFNILAKNINRAFPRAIVPDFFKGRLMGFFMFLALGLLVVLAIGMTTIVGLIPAIKIPFNGKSLHQTFLWQIGSFLLPVGFNTLMFWAMYYWVPQVKVSRKASLISALVAGATWDMLNNVFTWYLSSGLDQYRLVYGSVGTVVALLFWVYLTGTIMLLGAHLTASIQTAMVRKAHEHSA